From one Dyella sp. 2HG41-7 genomic stretch:
- a CDS encoding NAD(P)H-binding protein, whose product MKIVLFGATGHIGGAILDEALARGHDVTAVVRDPSRLTKHHAHLHVVTGDVAQPNTWAAAAKGADAVIASLSARRSGNPNDIAAAAKTLLDSLPAANVKRLLWVGGAGSLDVAPGVRVIDDPHFPTAWKPEAEAQAKALDVFRASKADIDWTYISPAALIEDGARTGQYRVGGDTLLTDSNGVSRITVPDYAVALLDRLDKHDALRRRITVAY is encoded by the coding sequence ATGAAAATCGTGCTATTTGGTGCGACCGGCCATATCGGCGGCGCCATCCTTGACGAAGCGCTTGCGCGCGGTCATGACGTAACCGCCGTGGTACGCGACCCTTCGCGACTCACCAAACACCACGCGCATCTGCATGTCGTGACCGGCGACGTAGCGCAACCCAATACGTGGGCCGCTGCAGCCAAAGGCGCGGACGCGGTCATCGCTAGTCTTTCCGCACGCCGAAGCGGCAACCCGAATGACATCGCGGCGGCTGCGAAAACCTTGCTCGATTCGTTACCTGCCGCAAACGTGAAGCGGCTGCTGTGGGTCGGCGGCGCAGGAAGCCTGGACGTAGCGCCTGGCGTACGCGTAATCGACGACCCACACTTCCCCACCGCATGGAAGCCGGAAGCGGAGGCGCAGGCAAAGGCACTGGACGTGTTCCGCGCAAGCAAGGCCGATATCGATTGGACGTACATCAGCCCCGCCGCCCTGATCGAAGATGGCGCACGCACCGGCCAGTACCGCGTCGGCGGCGACACCCTGCTGACAGACTCCAACGGCGTCAGCCGTATCACCGTGCCCGACTATGCGGTGGCCCTGCTCGACCGCCTCGATAAGCACGACGCACTGCGCCGGCGCATCACCGTCGCGTATTGA